GCTTGAGTATTATCAGCAGAACAATGTTTCTGTTTCCGGTGGTTATCTTACCATAGAGGCCAGAAACGAGACTGTTACTGATTCTTATGGTTCTTACAATTATACATCCGGTAAAATTGTAACCAAGGATAAGTTTGATTTTACTTATGGTCGTGTTGAGATACGTGCAAAGCTGCCCAAAGGACAGGGAATATGGCCCGCTCTTTGGATGCTTGGTGCGGATATAGATACCAATGCATGGCCCAATTGTGGTGAAATAGATATAATGGAGCTAATAGGTAGTCAGCCAGAGGTTATTCATGGTACTATTCATGGCCCTATAAGTGGCGGCTCTGGAGTAGGTTCTGGTTATACCCTTACTTCCGGCGATTTCTCAGATGATTTCCATGTATTTGCCATGGAGTGGGATGATGATGAAGTGGAGTTCTATGTGGATGATATACTCTTCCATGTTGTCAACAAAAACGAAATACTGTCAGATTGGGTATTTGACCATGCTTTCTATTTTATTTTTAATGTTGCTGTTGGCGGCTCATGGCCAGGTGATCCTGATGCAACAACTGTTTTTCCACAGCAGATGCAGGTTGACTACATAAGAGTATATGAGGATATAAATCCCGATACTATAAGTGGTCAGGAGGTATGGGACTGTGATTACGAAAAAACGTGGACACCTCCCGCAGAGCCTGCTCCTACTGTAACCCAAGTTACTGCAACAGACGATACAGAATACTACCTGCTAAACCCGGATTCCAACCTGACAGATGCAACAATAGGTTGGAACAACACTTCCTACGACGGAGACATCACACCGGACGTGTGGGGAAGCGGTTCTAGCTACGATCCTAATGCAACATACTCAGGAGAAGACTGCTTTGATATAACAGGTGGTTACGGCTGGGGAGGACTCTTTAGCGTGCTTGCCTTTATGGGCGACCTCTACGGTGGAACCAATCCTGCCGATTTTCCTGTAGATGTAAGCACCTACACAAATATAGTAGTAAGAATTGCGCTCAAATCCACACCGAATGATATAAGAATCAAGCTTGCCGGCTCAGAGAAAGAAATCAGCGTTGCATCCTACTTTGATCTCAATGACACTACCAACTGGCAGGAAGCAACGATACCGTTAAGTGTGTTTGGCACACAAGCAGAACTTGCAGGAACGACACAAGTTGCAGTATTTATGCCGGGAGGGAACGGTTATTACCTATCCAAGCTTGGATTTATATATCAATAATAAAAATATCCTATACCGAACGGCTGCCGCAGTTGCGGCAGCCTTTTGTTTGCATATTATAATTTATATTATTATAATCATCTGATAAGAGGAGGCATTATGAAAATAAAAATAAAGATAAGTTTATATCTATTTATGTTTGCATTCTTTAATTTGTTTGTCTTTGCTGGAGGGGCAAAAGAGACTGCAGAGACCAAAGAAGAGAAAAAGCCTGAGGTTGTGTATGAAAAGCTTTTTAAACAAGTTTCTGGTAACTCCGATTTTTCCATGCCGTTTTCTGATGCAAGTCCGGATGCCAGCGGAGCTTTTGACTCTGCAGAGAGCTGGATATTCTATACCAACACAGGTGGAGAGGGCAATGCTACAATAGAGGACGGTGTTGCAGTCATAGACGTTACCAAGAAAGGTATGCAGCCATGGGCAGTACAGCTCTTGCAGTCACCGATAAAATTGGATAAAGGTGGAACATATAAGCTTGTTTTTGATGCAGCATCAGAATCCGACGGTATGGGGATAATGGTAAAAGTCGGAGCAACGGGAAAACGCTCTTGGGTTGCTTATATGCAGCAGGATTTTAAGCTTGGGACAGAGATGAAAACATACAACATAAGCTTTGATATGCTCAAGGATACAGATGGAAATGCAAGGCTTGAGATGTGGTTTCTCGATGAAGGAAAATACAGAGTAGATAATTTTAAGCTTATCAAAGTAGGTCAGAAAAAGGATATGCCCGTAGAGGGTACTCTTACGGAAGAAGATGAGGATAAGGTAGAAGATTGGCAGCTTGCATGGAGTGATGAGTTTGACGGTCCTGAGATTGATAGAGACATCTGGGTTTTTGAAACAGGAAATGGTGCCAATGGCTGGGGAAACAACGAGTTGGAATATTATAAAGAAGAGAATGCCTTTATAGAGGATGGAATGCTTGTAATAGAGGCAAAAAAAGAAACTGTATCAACAGGTTATAAGGATTTTCACTATACTTCTGCAAGGATGAAGACACAGGGAAAATACGATTTTACCTATGGTCGTGTTGAGATACGTGCAAAACTGCCCAAAGGACAGGGAATTTGGCCTGCTCTTTGGATGTTGGGCTCTGATATAGGGAGTAAAGGATGGCCGCGCTGCGGTGAGGTTGATATCATGGAGCTCGTAGGGCATGAGCCTAGTACAGTGCATGGCACCATACATGCCCCCTTTAGCTACGGCGCAAATGGCATAGGCGCTGCATATAAGCTCAAAAAAGGCGATTTTTCCAATGATTTTCATGTCTTTGCCATAGAGTGGGATGAGGATGAGATAGAGTGGTATGTCGATGATGTTTTATATCATGTTGTAAACAAAGATGAGATTGGTCCGGACTGGGTTTTTGATCATAATTTCTTTTTTATTTTTAATGTAGCTGTGGGGGGCAATTGGCCTGGTTCGCCGGACAATTCTACTGTTTTCCCTCAGAGGATGTATGTGGATTATATAAGGGTATATACGGATAATAACCCTGCTTCAATAACTGGAAAAGAGGTATGGGATTGCGAGCTTGAGAAATAATCCTTCCCGGGATTTTTTCTATATTTTATAAAAGGGCTGCCTGCTTGGTGCTGGCAGCCCGTTCGGTTTTTTTATGTTATGGGAAGGGATAAGTGGTGACTCTGGCTTTGACGAGTGCTTCCTTGATTCCGTAAAAATCAGGTTGCTCTGCTTCCAGAAAAAAGTGTCTTCTTGCTATATCCTCAGGAAAGTGTGCATCTGAGTTTTTTATTATTGTATAGCCTTTTGTATCAAGTTGAGAAGGGTTGTTATATACTTCTACGGCATCAAAGTCTTCTTCTGGCAAAAATCCTAGCTGGCTGTAGCACGAAAATGTGGGTCTGTCTATGTGGGAGGGGATTGCAAGTCCTCCCAGCTTATGGATTTCTTCTGTCGTTTCTTTTAGGCTGAGGTTTGTACTACTAAGAAGATACCATGGATATTCTCCTGTGATTTCTTCTTTTTTGTTTACCAGTATTTGGTCTCCTGTTTTCTCCGGATTGTTGGGTATTTTTACCAGATTCTCCGTGCAGACTTTGTCCATAAGGAGTGCTTTTTCTATTGTGGGAAAAAGAGCGAGGATGTGCACTTCTTCCTGTGTGCATATCTCAAGTCCGGGAATAAGAGTTATGCCTGCTTTTTTGCACAGAGGCATGAGGGCCGCTGTGTTAAGTGCGCTGTTATGGTCTGTGAGTGCTATGATATCAAGAGCATTTTTTTTTGCATACTCCACTATATTAAATGGACCCATACTGAGATCGCCGCAGGGAGAAAGACAGGAGTGTATATGTAAGTCCGCTTTAAACCTTGGCATCTTTTAGAAGAGTGTACAGTTTGCCGGATATTGTAAACTGGTCTTCTTCTGTGCCCAGTATTGCAATTCCTTCCTGCTGTGCAGCATCTATCATATCGTCTGGTATTTGCCTTTTGTTGCATATTATTATTGCTTTTATTCCCGCAAGGGTTGCCACTGCTATTGTATTCTTATGTGCTTGTATTGTTATGAGAGCAGATTGTGCTGGAGCATGTGCCATAACGTCACTCAGAAGGTCCGATGTGTATGCAGTTTCTATCTCTGTAGAAGAATCAGGTATAAGTATTGTTGAAAGTTTTAATGTTTCTGCAAGTTTTTCCAGGCTGATTGCCATTTTTTACTCCTTGTTTTCCGGTATTTTTATTGCAATTTTTACATTGGTTCCTTTATCCGTGGATGTTATTGCAAACTCATCTGATACTCTTTTTGTATTGGGAAGCCCCATTCCTGCTCCAAATCCCAGAGAACGTATCCACTCTGCTGCTGTAGAATATCCTTCCTGTAGGGCGAGTCCTATGTCCGGAATCCCCGGACCTCTGTCTTTTGCAGTTATTTCCACTGTTTGGGGGCTTATCGTACACACCATTTTACCGCCTTCCGAGTGGACAACTATGTTCATTTCTAGCTCGTAGGCTGCTATTGCAGCTCGTCTTATAACCTGAGGAGGGATCCCTCTCTGTGTCAGTACCTTTTTTATTTCTGTAGATGCTTTCCCAGCATGCTCAAAATCAAGTTGCTGTATAAGGAATTCCCTTGTGTATGTACCAGAACTGCCCTGTGTTATGTGTTGTTGCTGATGCAAAGTTTTTTCCATTTTTTCCAGGGCTTTGTTTGCTTCTAATAGAAGGGTGGTGATTATATCTCTGCTTGTTATTATTCCGACAAGCTCCCTCTCTTTACTCAGAACAGGAAATCTTCCATAATGGTATTTTTCCAGATATGATATTGCAAACCTCAGAGGCATGTCATCTTCCAGTACTATTACATTTTTGCTCATGTGTTTTTCTGCTTTTTCCTGGATGTATCCTTTATCCAGCGCCGTAATTATATCGTCCAGGCTTATTATTCCTACCAGCCTTTTTTTATCTACTATAGGCACTCCTGTAATCCTATTGTCCTTCATCTTTTGTTGTATGGACGACAGGCTTTCTGAGGGACTTGCTGTTATCAGATTTTTGCTCATGACGTCTCTTACTTTGAGCGTGTATATGAGCTCGAGAAGTCTCGGGGAAGGTATCTCAGCTATGCTGTTGTGGCTTTCCATATATTATCCCCTGTTTTCCATAAGTTTTGATAGATTTACACAGGCCTGATATGTGGATAAGCCCGTTGAAAGAAGTATTATGCCTTCTTCTTCTGCGAGTTCTATTATTTTTTGTTGAGGCTTTTTATTGCAAACAAAGACTACAACCGGAGCTCCAACTATAGTAGCTGTTCTTACTACCTGCTCCGAAACAAGTCCTGTTATGAGAAGGAAGCCTTCTTGGTGTTGAACAAGTACATCACTCATAAGGTCGCTTGCAACTATACCACTGCATCGTATTTCTTTATCTTCTTTGTTTTTTGTTATTGTTTTTGCATCAAGAGATTGTATTATTTTTTTTAACTCCATTTTTCCCCCTGTTATTCTATAAGTAAATCGGGATGCTTTTCTGTAATATGCACCA
This sequence is a window from Spirochaetia bacterium 38H-sp. Protein-coding genes within it:
- a CDS encoding family 16 glycosylhydrolase is translated as MKGLRNALFAGRLLVLAVLLAVGCQNPASSSDSSEATPTPTPTPTSTVISGNGDFSEPLSTAEPDADGNLDTGGSWALYVNSGGAATADVTSNQLAVTVTNAGTAQWSVQLLQAPITVEENGIYHVSFDAAASADGMQVILKVGGTAGVSWQAYHQETFTLSTTMTTYTADFTMTGSTDNQARFEFWFQNTGSYTLDNVSLTRTGTYSSNEGTLTETDEDAVENWQLVWSDEFDGTSLDTTYWSYEIGNGQAQGIPGWGNNELEYYQQNNVSVSGGYLTIEARNETVTDSYGSYNYTSGKIVTKDKFDFTYGRVEIRAKLPKGQGIWPALWMLGADIDTNAWPNCGEIDIMELIGSQPEVIHGTIHGPISGGSGVGSGYTLTSGDFSDDFHVFAMEWDDDEVEFYVDDILFHVVNKNEILSDWVFDHAFYFIFNVAVGGSWPGDPDATTVFPQQMQVDYIRVYEDINPDTISGQEVWDCDYEKTWTPPAEPAPTVTQVTATDDTEYYLLNPDSNLTDATIGWNNTSYDGDITPDVWGSGSSYDPNATYSGEDCFDITGGYGWGGLFSVLAFMGDLYGGTNPADFPVDVSTYTNIVVRIALKSTPNDIRIKLAGSEKEISVASYFDLNDTTNWQEATIPLSVFGTQAELAGTTQVAVFMPGGNGYYLSKLGFIYQ
- a CDS encoding family 16 glycosylhydrolase codes for the protein MKIKIKISLYLFMFAFFNLFVFAGGAKETAETKEEKKPEVVYEKLFKQVSGNSDFSMPFSDASPDASGAFDSAESWIFYTNTGGEGNATIEDGVAVIDVTKKGMQPWAVQLLQSPIKLDKGGTYKLVFDAASESDGMGIMVKVGATGKRSWVAYMQQDFKLGTEMKTYNISFDMLKDTDGNARLEMWFLDEGKYRVDNFKLIKVGQKKDMPVEGTLTEEDEDKVEDWQLAWSDEFDGPEIDRDIWVFETGNGANGWGNNELEYYKEENAFIEDGMLVIEAKKETVSTGYKDFHYTSARMKTQGKYDFTYGRVEIRAKLPKGQGIWPALWMLGSDIGSKGWPRCGEVDIMELVGHEPSTVHGTIHAPFSYGANGIGAAYKLKKGDFSNDFHVFAIEWDEDEIEWYVDDVLYHVVNKDEIGPDWVFDHNFFFIFNVAVGGNWPGSPDNSTVFPQRMYVDYIRVYTDNNPASITGKEVWDCELEK
- a CDS encoding PHP domain-containing protein, producing MPRFKADLHIHSCLSPCGDLSMGPFNIVEYAKKNALDIIALTDHNSALNTAALMPLCKKAGITLIPGLEICTQEEVHILALFPTIEKALLMDKVCTENLVKIPNNPEKTGDQILVNKKEEITGEYPWYLLSSTNLSLKETTEEIHKLGGLAIPSHIDRPTFSCYSQLGFLPEEDFDAVEVYNNPSQLDTKGYTIIKNSDAHFPEDIARRHFFLEAEQPDFYGIKEALVKARVTTYPFP
- a CDS encoding CBS domain-containing protein, with the translated sequence MESHNSIAEIPSPRLLELIYTLKVRDVMSKNLITASPSESLSSIQQKMKDNRITGVPIVDKKRLVGIISLDDIITALDKGYIQEKAEKHMSKNVIVLEDDMPLRFAISYLEKYHYGRFPVLSKERELVGIITSRDIITTLLLEANKALEKMEKTLHQQQHITQGSSGTYTREFLIQQLDFEHAGKASTEIKKVLTQRGIPPQVIRRAAIAAYELEMNIVVHSEGGKMVCTISPQTVEITAKDRGPGIPDIGLALQEGYSTAAEWIRSLGFGAGMGLPNTKRVSDEFAITSTDKGTNVKIAIKIPENKE
- a CDS encoding DRTGG domain-containing protein; the protein is MELKKIIQSLDAKTITKNKEDKEIRCSGIVASDLMSDVLVQHQEGFLLITGLVSEQVVRTATIVGAPVVVFVCNKKPQQKIIELAEEEGIILLSTGLSTYQACVNLSKLMENRG